A single Leguminivora glycinivorella isolate SPB_JAAS2020 chromosome 25, LegGlyc_1.1, whole genome shotgun sequence DNA region contains:
- the LOC125239095 gene encoding anther-specific proline-rich protein APG-like gives MAKGKVLWLSVLLLGSALSQPLPEAVPEPQSPCPCSEPCPCDGVSYDCGPRQVCPQQSNIVVRPGPISCPRPQPIWVRPQPICPPAPAPITIRPPPVQPPQQPPFTVRVPPVMPPVLPPICVRPQPVPVPCPSPIKVTPSPVQPPLPTPLVIVPPRVSVPSPPTIAFQPDPPQIFRTIGCADVSALRNQDPCPTPWFPSPCPLPCPQPWFPPPNPCPAPINPCQPPCPCGF, from the exons ATGGCGAAGGGCAAAGTTCTGTGGTTATCTG TTCTCCTCCTCGGCTCGGCGCTCTCTCAGCCTCTGCCGGAGGCGGTACCGGAGCCCCAAAGCCCCTGCCCGTGTTCAGAGCCCTGCCCCTGTGACGGAGTCAGCTATGACTGTGGACCTCGGCAAG TCTGTCCACAGCAGTCTAACATCGTGGTACGTCCGGGCCCCATCTCATGCCCCAGGCCCCAACCAATCTGGGTGAGGCCCCAGCCGATTTGTCCCCCAGCACCTGCTCCAATAACCATCAG GCCCCCACCAGTTCAGCCCCCACAGCAGCCCCCGTTCACAGTGAGAGTGCCTCCGGTGATGCCTCCAGTGCTGCCCCCTATCTGTGTTCGACCACAGCCCGTGCCTGTACCTTGCCCTAGCCCCATCAAG GTGACTCCAAGCCCAGTTCAGCCCCCCCTCCCGACGCCATTAGTCATCGTGCCCCCCAGAGTGTCAGTTCCCAGCCCTCCCACCATCGCCTTCCAGCCTGATCCACCACAGATCTTCCGGACTATAGGTTGTGCTGACGTTAGTGCTCTACGGAACCAGGATCCATGTCCAACGCCTTGGTTCCCCTCGCCGTGCCCTTTGCCGTGCCCTCAACCTTGGTTTCCACCCCCTAACCCTTGTCCTGCCCCTATAAACCCTTGTCAGCCACCTTGCCCCTGTGGCTTCTAA